The Mixophyes fleayi isolate aMixFle1 chromosome 1, aMixFle1.hap1, whole genome shotgun sequence genome includes a region encoding these proteins:
- the CIMIP2B gene encoding ciliary microtubule inner protein 2B, protein MTATFPPKISPMLMTPDPHFIPGYGGFCPQYKYNLGKTYGKLTGQLLTSPDVRHSGQLVLQSCLFPPPRNDSELSRSQDIIRRKKPRLGDPKLSWSMIPGYTGFIPRAQKFYAKTYTETTRDALTDFQMDQNQQEDQRQEQMFVNKLQTGEKMPHTEQEKQLISAKYRTPLPALSKEPVNYVSPSAYQIHVSPYYMDDQNPHKYFISGYTGYVPRSRFLIGTGYPITTNRAMVEFGENTLRKSSRVGDLHEPREESKPQSDQGHIYLEELGLLPRYTGYVPGYKYQYGHTYGHLTHNALGQSTMQKQMVI, encoded by the exons ATGACAGCCACGTTCCCCCCAAAGATCAGCCCCATGCTGATGACCCCAGACCCCCATTTCATCCCTGG GTATGGCGGCTTCTGTCCTCAGTACAAGTACAACCTGGGTAAGACATATGGGAAGCTGaccggacagctgctgaccaGTCCTGATGTCCGGCACTCAGGACAGCTGGTGCTCCAGTCTTGTCTGTTCCCTCCACCACGTAATGACAGTGAGTTGAGCAGGTCCCAGGATATAATAAGACGAAAGAAGCCACGTCTGGGAGATCCGAAACTCTCCTGGAGTATGATCCCGGGATACACTG GCTTCATCCCCAGAGCTCAGAAATTTTACGCTAAGACGTACACTGAGACCACCCGAGACGCTCTGACCGACTTCCAGATGGATCAGAACCAGCAGGAGGATCAGCGCCAGGAGCAGATGTTCGTCAATAAGCTGCAGACTGGAGAGAAGATGCctcatacagaacaggagaagcaG CTTATCAGCGCCAAATATCGGACTCCGCTCCCTGCCCTGTCCAAAGAGCCGGTAAACTATGTCTCGCCCAGTGCCTACCAGATACATGTCTCTCCCTACTACATGGACGACCAGAATCCGCACAAGTATTTCATCTCAG GTTACACGGGGTATGTCCCTCGCTCACGTTTCCTCATCGGCACCGGTTACCCTATCACCACCAACAGAGCTATGGTGGAGTTTGGTGAAAACACCCTGAGAAAGAGCTCGAGAGTGGGCGACCTGCACGAGCCGCGGGAGGAGAGTAAGCCGCAGTCCGACCAGGGTCACATCTACCTGGAGGAGCTGGGGTTACTGCCTCGCTACACAGGATATGTGCCAG GTTATAAGTATCAGTATGGACACACCTATGGACATCTCACCCACAATGCACTTGGTCAGAGTACAATGCAGAAGCAGATGGTGATTTAG